One Chryseobacterium wanjuense genomic region harbors:
- a CDS encoding chloride channel protein — protein sequence MLKFFNLIRRSLKKSFDNIRNEQLKYNLLQAIPFWIGSVITGFFAVMYAKLFAWGENLLHFIINWHAWMIFIIAPIGFVVSWWLVKEFAPNAKGSGIPQVMAAVELANPKEHRKIRSLLSLKIIVFKIISSVVLVIGGGAIGREGPTIQIAGSVFRKVNEYLPEWWPKISKKNMIMTGAAAGLAAAFNTPLGGIVFAVEELSKTHINYFKTALFTAVIIAGLTAQTLAGSYLYLGYPKTNDVSLMVMFPIILVAGTAGILASQLSVTMLKITDWKKRKLKTDKANVLFLVISALIIASIAFFINREILGSGKEIMERILFTNDKHEDWYVPILRMLGPALSFTSGGAGGIFAPALTAGASIGSVISGAIHLSPNETNVVVLAGMVAFLTGITRAPFTSAIVVLEMTDRHSLIFHLMLAGMVSSIASILVSRHSLYDVIKVNLLEEIRSEK from the coding sequence ATGCTGAAATTTTTCAATCTCATTCGACGATCTCTAAAAAAATCCTTTGACAACATCCGAAACGAACAATTGAAGTACAATCTGCTTCAGGCCATCCCCTTTTGGATAGGTTCGGTGATTACAGGCTTCTTTGCGGTAATGTATGCCAAACTTTTCGCCTGGGGTGAAAACCTTTTGCACTTCATCATCAACTGGCATGCATGGATGATTTTCATTATCGCACCGATTGGTTTTGTTGTTTCATGGTGGCTCGTGAAAGAATTTGCACCCAATGCAAAAGGAAGCGGAATCCCGCAGGTAATGGCAGCTGTAGAGCTTGCCAACCCTAAAGAACACAGGAAAATCAGGAGTTTATTAAGTTTAAAAATTATTGTTTTTAAAATCATTTCCTCAGTCGTTTTGGTAATCGGAGGTGGCGCTATTGGTCGTGAAGGACCTACTATTCAGATTGCGGGCTCGGTTTTCAGGAAGGTAAATGAATATCTTCCCGAATGGTGGCCAAAAATTTCCAAGAAAAATATGATCATGACAGGAGCTGCGGCCGGACTTGCAGCCGCTTTCAACACTCCTCTCGGCGGAATTGTATTTGCTGTTGAAGAGCTTTCAAAAACGCATATTAATTACTTTAAAACAGCTTTATTCACCGCGGTTATTATTGCCGGTTTAACGGCTCAGACGTTGGCGGGTTCTTATTTATATCTGGGATATCCCAAAACCAATGATGTTTCATTAATGGTAATGTTTCCGATTATTTTAGTCGCAGGTACCGCAGGAATTCTGGCTAGTCAGCTTTCTGTAACCATGCTTAAAATCACCGACTGGAAAAAAAGAAAATTAAAAACAGATAAAGCCAACGTCCTTTTTTTGGTTATTTCCGCTTTAATTATAGCTTCCATTGCATTCTTTATCAACCGGGAAATTTTAGGTTCAGGAAAGGAAATCATGGAGCGTATTCTTTTTACAAACGATAAACATGAAGACTGGTATGTTCCGATCTTAAGAATGTTGGGGCCTGCCCTTTCATTTACTTCCGGTGGCGCCGGAGGAATTTTTGCCCCTGCCCTCACAGCCGGAGCCAGCATTGGTTCTGTAATTTCAGGAGCAATTCATTTAAGTCCCAATGAGACCAACGTTGTGGTTCTTGCCGGGATGGTGGCTTTTCTTACAGGAATCACCAGAGCGCCCTTTACATCAGCCATTGTCGTCCTTGAAATGACGGACAGACATTCATTGATCTTCCACCTGATGTTAGCCGGAATGGTTTCTTCCATCGCTTCTATTTTGGTGAGCAGACATTCTTTATATGATGTGATAAAGGTGAATCTGCTGGAGGAAATACGGTCGGAGAAGTAA
- the rpsF gene encoding 30S ribosomal protein S6: MNNYETVFILTPVLSDAQVEEAVKKFEDLLKEKNCEIVAKENWGLKKLAYPIQLKKNGFYTLIEFKGEGTIVADLELAFKRDERVIRYLTTKLDKHAIEYAVTRRTKVKSAKA, translated from the coding sequence ATGAACAATTACGAAACTGTTTTCATTTTAACTCCCGTTCTATCTGACGCACAGGTGGAGGAAGCAGTGAAAAAATTTGAAGATCTTTTAAAAGAAAAGAACTGCGAAATCGTTGCTAAAGAAAACTGGGGATTAAAAAAATTAGCTTATCCGATCCAATTGAAAAAGAACGGATTCTATACTTTAATCGAGTTTAAAGGTGAAGGAACTATCGTTGCTGATTTAGAATTAGCATTCAAACGTGACGAAAGAGTAATCCGTTATCTTACAACAAAACTTGACAAGCACGCTATCGAGTATGCTGTAACAAGAAGAACAAAAGTAAAATCAGCTAAAGCTTAA
- a CDS encoding SAM hydrolase/SAM-dependent halogenase family protein — protein sequence MSIITLTSDFGNLDYRVSAVKGKILSLNPEVNVVDITHEIQAFNLIQTSYIVRNAYKYFPKGTIHILSVDSFHHKSRKNILYKANGHYFLAADNGLLSLIFFDIKPEAMYEITLNNRFDDIVNFTSTDVFVPAAVHLANGGLPEVIGRKIKHTKELLFPKPVYNESEKMIIGEVMYIDNFGNIISNISKDFFESTGRGNENFTIKFRNLSLSRVFSSHTEVVSDWARETEFHGQSAAIFNDSQLLELTIYKGSKKNGAKSLFGLNVGENIYIEFS from the coding sequence ATGTCAATTATTACCCTTACTTCGGATTTCGGAAATTTAGATTACAGAGTTTCTGCTGTGAAAGGCAAAATCCTGTCTCTTAATCCTGAAGTGAATGTTGTAGATATTACCCACGAGATCCAGGCATTCAATCTTATACAGACTTCTTATATTGTAAGGAATGCTTATAAATATTTTCCGAAAGGCACCATTCATATCCTTTCCGTAGACAGTTTTCATCATAAATCGAGGAAAAATATCTTATATAAAGCCAACGGACATTATTTTTTGGCTGCTGATAACGGTCTTTTGAGTTTAATTTTTTTTGATATTAAACCTGAAGCCATGTATGAAATCACTTTAAATAACAGATTTGATGATATCGTAAACTTCACTTCAACGGATGTTTTTGTTCCTGCAGCCGTACATTTGGCGAATGGTGGACTTCCTGAAGTGATCGGCAGAAAGATCAAACATACCAAAGAACTGCTCTTCCCGAAACCGGTGTACAACGAGTCCGAAAAAATGATTATCGGTGAAGTGATGTATATTGATAATTTCGGAAATATAATTTCAAATATCAGCAAAGATTTCTTTGAAAGTACAGGCCGTGGAAACGAAAATTTCACTATAAAATTCAGAAATCTAAGCCTTTCGAGAGTATTTTCGAGCCATACGGAAGTGGTTTCCGACTGGGCAAGGGAAACGGAATTTCATGGGCAGTCTGCAGCAATTTTCAATGACAGTCAGCTTTTGGAGTTAACCATCTATAAGGGAAGTAAGAAAAACGGTGCAAAATCTTTGTTCGGACTGAACGTAGGCGAAAATATTTACATCGAATTTTCCTAG
- a CDS encoding dihydrolipoamide acetyltransferase family protein — translation MAEYKLLLPSMGEGVMEATIITWLFNEGDNVKEDDSVVEIATDKVDSDVPTPVSGKIVKILKQKDEVAKVGEAIAILEIEGEGGNTASEEVKTETPAAAPDTDTLKTIEEPLKVAASTQEFSGDLYLSPLVKSIAQQENISETELKTIKGSGLEGRITKEDILAYVNNRGNQPAPQAAPVQQVVSAPQPVATSAPASTISVAAGDEIIPMDRMRKIIAENMVKAKQIAPHVTSFIETDVTNVVKWRNKNKAVFEKREGEKLTFMPIFVKAVVKAIQDFPMINVSINGDNIIKKKNINIGMATALPDGNLIVPVIKNADQLSLSGLAKAINDLAYRARNKKLRPEDTQGATYTISNVGSFGNLMGTPIIPQPQVAILAIGAIVKKPAVLETADGDVIAIRNLMFMSHSYDHRVVDGSLGGMMLKHVHDYLENWDLNTEI, via the coding sequence ATGGCAGAGTACAAATTATTGCTTCCTTCCATGGGAGAAGGTGTTATGGAAGCGACAATTATCACTTGGTTGTTCAACGAAGGTGATAATGTAAAAGAGGATGATTCCGTAGTAGAAATTGCAACAGATAAGGTAGATTCAGACGTTCCGACACCGGTTTCGGGGAAAATCGTAAAGATTTTGAAACAGAAAGACGAAGTTGCAAAAGTGGGTGAAGCCATTGCTATTTTAGAAATTGAAGGAGAAGGCGGAAACACGGCTTCAGAAGAAGTAAAAACGGAAACTCCGGCTGCAGCTCCTGATACAGACACATTAAAAACTATTGAAGAGCCTCTAAAAGTAGCTGCTTCAACACAAGAATTCTCCGGAGATCTTTATTTATCTCCACTTGTAAAATCAATCGCACAACAGGAAAATATTTCTGAAACTGAACTGAAAACCATTAAAGGAAGCGGTTTAGAAGGAAGAATTACCAAAGAAGATATTTTAGCATACGTAAACAACAGAGGAAACCAGCCAGCTCCGCAAGCTGCTCCGGTACAACAGGTGGTTTCTGCTCCACAGCCGGTGGCAACTTCTGCGCCAGCTTCTACAATCTCTGTTGCAGCAGGTGACGAGATCATTCCTATGGACAGAATGAGAAAAATCATCGCTGAAAACATGGTAAAAGCGAAGCAAATTGCTCCTCACGTTACTTCTTTCATCGAAACAGACGTTACCAACGTTGTAAAATGGAGAAATAAAAACAAAGCTGTTTTCGAAAAAAGAGAAGGCGAAAAACTGACTTTCATGCCGATTTTCGTGAAAGCTGTCGTGAAAGCTATCCAGGATTTCCCAATGATCAATGTTTCTATCAATGGTGACAATATCATCAAAAAGAAAAATATCAATATCGGTATGGCAACTGCTTTACCGGACGGAAACCTTATCGTTCCTGTCATTAAAAATGCAGACCAGTTATCACTTTCAGGTCTTGCAAAAGCTATCAATGATTTGGCTTACAGAGCAAGAAATAAAAAATTAAGACCTGAAGATACTCAAGGTGCCACATATACAATTTCAAATGTAGGAAGCTTCGGAAACCTGATGGGAACACCGATCATTCCTCAACCGCAGGTTGCTATTTTAGCAATCGGAGCGATTGTGAAAAAACCTGCAGTTCTTGAAACGGCTGACGGTGATGTAATCGCGATCAGAAACTTAATGTTTATGTCACACTCTTACGATCACAGAGTGGTAGACGGATCTTTAGGTGGAATGATGCTGAAACACGTTCACGATTACCTTGAAAACTGGGATCTGAATACGGAAATATAA
- a CDS encoding lysophospholipid acyltransferase family protein, with protein MNFLIKILFLISKLPLKILYIFSDIIFFLNYYIVGYRKNVITQNLKNSFPEKSDAEIAKIRKKFYLNFSDYLVETIKSFSISETESRVRMQHINQEVFHEAKAEGKNIILLAGHVFNWEWINALARIIPQDHCHPVYRKVNSDFWENQMKKVRNKFGNEALEAKEVILNIVRSKNDGSSAYMFVADQTPHFAHITYGLEFLNQRTPVFTGYDRLATRMDLAFIYCEMKKVKRGYYQVNYHRIYPDGEKFVEHEVVKKFHKLLENTLHKRPDNYLWSHRKWKYQDSIKNFDSQKI; from the coding sequence ATGAATTTCCTGATCAAAATATTATTTTTAATTTCAAAATTACCGCTGAAAATTTTATACATTTTTTCAGATATTATCTTCTTTTTAAACTACTACATCGTAGGATATAGAAAGAATGTAATCACACAGAATTTAAAAAACTCGTTTCCTGAAAAATCTGATGCAGAAATAGCAAAAATCAGAAAAAAATTCTACCTCAATTTCTCCGATTATTTAGTGGAAACCATCAAATCCTTCAGTATTTCCGAGACAGAATCCAGGGTGAGGATGCAGCATATTAATCAGGAAGTTTTTCATGAAGCCAAAGCAGAAGGGAAAAATATCATTTTACTGGCCGGACACGTTTTTAATTGGGAATGGATCAATGCATTGGCGAGGATTATTCCGCAAGACCATTGTCACCCCGTTTACAGAAAGGTAAACAGTGATTTTTGGGAAAATCAGATGAAGAAAGTACGAAACAAATTCGGAAATGAAGCTCTAGAAGCTAAAGAAGTTATTTTGAATATTGTAAGATCAAAAAATGACGGAAGTTCAGCTTACATGTTTGTGGCAGACCAGACCCCGCATTTTGCACATATTACTTACGGATTAGAGTTTTTAAATCAAAGAACACCTGTATTTACGGGGTATGACAGATTAGCTACAAGAATGGATCTGGCTTTCATTTATTGTGAAATGAAGAAAGTAAAACGCGGATATTATCAGGTAAACTATCACAGGATCTATCCGGATGGTGAGAAATTCGTGGAACATGAAGTGGTGAAAAAATTCCATAAACTATTGGAAAATACTTTACACAAAAGACCGGACAACTATCTTTGGTCGCACAGAAAGTGGAAATATCAGGATTCTATTAAAAATTTTGATTCTCAAAAAATATAG
- a CDS encoding porin family protein — MKKILLLAAVAVMGMSINAQEFRFGPKVGFAMSTIKVDDKQDDLYERKMDPKYTFYVGGMAEYKISDKFGIQGEVLYSPLGGKERIEESEGDVYVGEQTKVTFGTLSIPVSAKYFITEGFSVSAGMNFGIILTAKQKTVIGTNLPIDIEIDGGEGEHDIKDDVKSLNLAPFVGVEYMFENGFFIDGRYNLGVSNLSNDGSGGKITNSFAQIGVGFKFGGN, encoded by the coding sequence ATGAAGAAAATTTTACTTCTTGCAGCGGTCGCTGTAATGGGAATGAGCATAAATGCTCAGGAATTTAGATTTGGACCTAAAGTAGGTTTCGCGATGTCAACAATTAAGGTTGATGATAAGCAAGATGATCTTTACGAAAGAAAAATGGATCCTAAATATACGTTCTATGTAGGAGGTATGGCAGAATACAAAATCAGTGATAAGTTTGGTATTCAGGGGGAAGTTTTATATTCGCCGCTTGGAGGAAAAGAAAGAATCGAGGAAAGTGAAGGAGATGTTTACGTAGGTGAGCAGACGAAAGTAACTTTCGGTACTTTATCCATTCCTGTTTCTGCAAAATACTTTATTACTGAAGGATTTTCTGTGTCTGCTGGGATGAACTTCGGAATCATTCTTACTGCAAAACAAAAAACTGTAATCGGAACCAACCTTCCTATTGATATAGAAATCGATGGTGGTGAAGGAGAGCATGACATCAAAGACGATGTAAAATCTTTAAACCTTGCTCCATTCGTAGGCGTGGAATATATGTTTGAGAACGGATTCTTCATCGATGGAAGATACAATCTAGGGGTATCAAACCTTTCTAATGACGGAAGCGGTGGAAAAATTACCAACAGCTTTGCTCAAATAGGCGTAGGATTCAAATTCGGAGGTAACTAA
- a CDS encoding glycosyltransferase family 2 protein, producing the protein MSKKLAVVILNWNGKSWLEKFLPGVIRFSQDADIYVIDNLSTDDSVAFLQNNFPSVKIIENDKNYGFAGGYNEGLKQIDHEFYCLLNSDVEVTENWIESILSLFEKDSAISAIQPKILSFNNKKYFEFAGAAGGLIDNLGYPYCRGRIFDDLEEDKGQYNDETEIFWASGCCFFIRSKDFWEQKGFDERFFAHQEEIDLCWRLINSGKKIFYTGKSKVYHVGGGTLNKQSAQKTYLNIRNNLSMLLKNLPFPKLIVLIFFRLCLDGIAGIYFGLKQGFPHLWAVVRAHFAFYGQAAETWRRRQNYQKEVFYQSKWLIFKHFLKR; encoded by the coding sequence ATGTCGAAAAAATTAGCAGTTGTCATATTAAACTGGAACGGAAAAAGCTGGCTTGAAAAATTTCTTCCGGGAGTAATTCGGTTTTCTCAGGATGCAGATATTTATGTCATCGATAACCTGTCAACAGACGATTCCGTTGCTTTTTTGCAGAATAATTTTCCATCGGTGAAAATCATTGAGAACGATAAAAATTACGGGTTTGCAGGAGGCTACAATGAAGGTTTAAAACAGATTGATCATGAATTTTACTGTCTTTTAAATTCAGATGTTGAAGTTACTGAAAACTGGATTGAATCTATTCTGAGTTTATTTGAAAAAGATTCAGCTATATCCGCGATTCAGCCTAAAATTTTATCTTTTAACAATAAAAAATATTTCGAATTTGCAGGAGCTGCAGGAGGTCTTATCGACAATCTCGGTTATCCTTATTGCAGAGGTCGTATTTTTGACGATCTTGAAGAAGATAAAGGTCAATACAACGACGAGACAGAAATCTTCTGGGCATCGGGGTGTTGTTTTTTTATCAGGTCTAAAGATTTTTGGGAACAGAAAGGATTTGATGAACGTTTTTTTGCCCATCAGGAAGAAATCGATCTTTGCTGGAGATTGATAAACTCAGGAAAGAAAATTTTTTATACCGGAAAATCTAAAGTGTATCACGTAGGCGGAGGAACTTTAAATAAGCAAAGCGCCCAAAAAACATATTTAAATATCAGGAACAATCTTTCCATGCTATTGAAAAATTTACCTTTCCCAAAGCTTATTGTGTTGATATTTTTCAGATTATGCTTAGATGGTATCGCAGGGATTTATTTTGGTTTAAAACAAGGGTTTCCGCATCTTTGGGCTGTTGTAAGAGCGCACTTTGCATTCTATGGTCAGGCTGCAGAAACATGGAGACGTCGTCAGAATTATCAAAAAGAAGTGTTCTATCAGTCGAAATGGTTGATATTTAAACATTTTTTAAAGAGGTAG
- the rplI gene encoding 50S ribosomal protein L9 gives MEIILKKDVENLGLEFDTVNVKPGYARNFLIPQGIALLATPKNKAALEATLEARKEEEAKLIAAANAVVEQLKKTSITIPAKVGSGDKLFGSINNADLSAALEKAGVSVEKKYIKIPGNTIKRTGRITANIRLHRNVEYNFDFDIVSDAPVEAAPAKKEEAKSEEA, from the coding sequence ATGGAAATTATCCTAAAAAAAGACGTAGAAAACTTAGGACTTGAGTTTGATACTGTAAATGTAAAGCCTGGTTATGCTAGAAACTTCTTAATTCCTCAAGGAATTGCACTTTTAGCTACACCTAAAAATAAAGCGGCTTTAGAAGCTACTCTTGAAGCTAGAAAAGAAGAAGAAGCTAAATTAATCGCTGCTGCAAACGCTGTAGTTGAGCAATTGAAGAAAACTTCTATCACAATCCCTGCAAAAGTAGGTTCTGGTGACAAATTATTCGGATCTATCAACAATGCAGATCTTTCTGCTGCTCTAGAAAAAGCTGGAGTTTCTGTAGAGAAGAAATATATCAAAATCCCAGGAAACACGATCAAGAGAACTGGTAGAATAACTGCAAACATCAGATTACACAGAAACGTAGAATACAATTTCGATTTCGATATCGTATCTGACGCTCCTGTTGAAGCTGCTCCTGCTAAAAAAGAAGAAGCAAAATCTGAAGAAGCTTAA
- the rpsR gene encoding 30S ribosomal protein S18 gives MAIDEMAKQASAGGESEVKFLTPLDINTKSEKKYCRFKKFGIKHVDYKDADFLLQFVNEQGKILPRRYTGTSLKYQRKVSAAIKRARHLALMPYVADLLK, from the coding sequence ATGGCAATAGACGAAATGGCTAAACAAGCCTCAGCTGGAGGAGAATCTGAAGTAAAGTTCCTTACTCCACTTGATATCAATACAAAATCTGAAAAGAAATATTGTAGATTCAAAAAATTCGGAATTAAGCACGTTGATTACAAAGATGCTGATTTCTTATTACAATTCGTGAACGAACAAGGTAAAATCTTACCTAGAAGATACACTGGAACTTCTTTGAAGTACCAAAGAAAAGTTTCTGCAGCAATCAAAAGAGCAAGACACCTTGCTTTGATGCCGTACGTAGCTGACTTATTGAAATAA
- a CDS encoding 3'-5' exonuclease — MDFCALDFETATHERNSACELGICIVQDSKIVETKTWLIKPPSFPYFNPFNVDVHGILPDHVKDAPTFDEIWYEVEEMMYGTLMIAHNAGFDAGVLRGCLNHYGMFTPKLNYLCSIQLAKKTWNYLPKYGLKHLAEYHQIKFNHHRAGDDAEVCAKISLLAFEKLFLTSNEEVADYMKPKIKKL, encoded by the coding sequence ATGGATTTTTGTGCATTAGATTTCGAAACAGCTACACACGAGAGGAATTCGGCGTGTGAGTTGGGCATTTGTATTGTACAGGATTCTAAAATTGTTGAGACCAAAACATGGTTGATAAAACCTCCCAGCTTTCCTTATTTTAATCCTTTTAATGTAGATGTTCACGGCATTTTACCGGATCATGTGAAGGATGCCCCTACTTTCGATGAAATCTGGTATGAGGTGGAGGAAATGATGTACGGAACATTAATGATTGCTCATAATGCAGGTTTTGACGCAGGCGTTTTACGAGGCTGCCTGAATCACTACGGAATGTTTACGCCGAAACTGAATTATTTATGCAGCATCCAATTAGCCAAAAAAACATGGAATTACCTACCCAAATACGGATTGAAACATTTGGCTGAATATCACCAAATTAAGTTTAACCATCACAGAGCGGGCGACGATGCAGAAGTTTGTGCTAAAATTTCTTTGCTGGCTTTTGAAAAATTATTTCTCACCAGCAATGAAGAAGTTGCTGATTATATGAAGCCGAAGATTAAAAAGCTTTAG
- a CDS encoding thioredoxin family protein — protein MKKLLLTAFLGLGFFAFSQELKDKPDVREKDKALLVKTDHAELDAKKKAAEEKAKLPKPYNPKADAGKDIQNLIAKAKKEKKNIMIQAGGNWCIWCLRFNQFVQTTPELKAIVDKNYVYYHLNYSPDNKNEKIFAEYGNPGDKFGYPVFIILDKNGKMIHVQQSDVLEEGKGYSLQKVKDFFNQWTPKS, from the coding sequence ATGAAAAAATTACTATTAACAGCATTTCTTGGACTAGGTTTTTTCGCTTTTTCTCAGGAATTGAAAGATAAACCCGATGTAAGAGAGAAAGATAAAGCTTTGTTGGTGAAAACTGACCATGCAGAGCTGGATGCAAAGAAGAAAGCAGCCGAGGAAAAGGCAAAACTGCCTAAACCTTACAATCCGAAGGCTGATGCAGGAAAAGATATTCAGAACCTGATTGCAAAGGCTAAAAAGGAAAAGAAGAATATTATGATCCAGGCGGGAGGAAACTGGTGTATCTGGTGTTTAAGATTCAATCAGTTTGTACAGACGACTCCTGAACTGAAAGCCATTGTTGATAAGAACTACGTATATTATCATTTGAATTACTCACCGGATAATAAAAATGAAAAGATTTTCGCGGAATACGGAAACCCGGGAGATAAATTTGGCTATCCTGTTTTCATTATTTTAGATAAAAACGGGAAAATGATTCATGTACAGCAAAGTGATGTGTTGGAAGAAGGAAAAGGGTATAGCTTACAAAAAGTAAAAGACTTTTTTAATCAGTGGACTCCGAAATCATAA
- a CDS encoding outer membrane protein codes for MKKVLLAGAIALFGLSNAQIAKGTAYLSGSVGYSQEETNSGNNKTENFNVIPTFGYFVGTNLAVGLGVGYQTQKETNIATTQLPGATIVSTNEVKEPAFVVAPFVRKYWNLSDKLYIFGQLAVPMQFGKTEIDNTSVTTAGSSTTTTTTSSEAKYTQVGVTVKPGLDYFLNKNWSIEATIGEFGYNNYKPKDGEATNNYNFGLNLSSVTFGVKYVFAK; via the coding sequence ATGAAAAAAGTATTATTAGCTGGTGCTATTGCACTTTTCGGTTTATCTAATGCTCAAATCGCTAAAGGAACAGCTTATTTATCAGGATCTGTAGGGTATTCTCAAGAAGAAACTAACAGCGGTAACAATAAAACAGAAAACTTCAACGTAATCCCAACATTCGGATATTTCGTAGGAACTAACTTAGCAGTAGGTTTAGGAGTAGGTTACCAGACTCAGAAAGAAACAAACATTGCAACTACACAATTGCCAGGTGCTACTATCGTAAGTACTAACGAGGTGAAGGAACCAGCTTTCGTTGTTGCTCCTTTCGTAAGAAAATATTGGAATTTGTCTGATAAATTATACATCTTCGGACAATTGGCAGTGCCAATGCAGTTTGGAAAAACTGAAATCGATAACACTTCTGTAACTACAGCAGGTTCTTCAACTACTACAACTACAACTTCTTCTGAGGCTAAATATACTCAGGTTGGTGTTACTGTAAAACCAGGTTTAGATTATTTCCTAAACAAAAACTGGTCTATCGAAGCTACTATCGGTGAGTTTGGTTACAACAACTACAAACCAAAAGATGGTGAAGCTACAAACAACTATAACTTCGGATTGAACTTATCTTCAGTTACTTTCGGTGTTAAGTATGTTTTCGCTAAATAA
- a CDS encoding PhoH family protein, whose amino-acid sequence MFELTYDLEDVDVKIFYGVNNQYFNLIKSSFPTLKITGRDHFIFAMGNQEALDILKQKLDDIVKFISKNNSIELKDVENILNLKDENEKQLVFDQDIIVKGVNGKIIKAKTTNLKKLVKETEKKDMVFAIGPAGTGKTYTSVALAAKALRDKEVKRIVLTRPAVEAGESLGFLPGDLKEKLDPYLQPLYDALRDMIPHEKLEGFIEKKVIEVAPLAFMRGRTLDDAFVILDEAQNTTHSQMKMFLTRMGMNAKFIITGDPSQVDLPPKQQSGLKEAMRILHGVKEIGFVHLTEEDVVRHPVVRKIILAYNDEEKRLRNE is encoded by the coding sequence ATGTTTGAATTAACATATGATTTGGAAGATGTAGATGTAAAAATCTTCTATGGCGTTAATAACCAATATTTCAATTTAATAAAATCAAGCTTTCCGACTCTGAAAATCACAGGAAGAGACCACTTTATTTTTGCGATGGGAAATCAGGAAGCGTTAGATATACTTAAACAAAAACTTGATGACATTGTAAAATTCATTTCAAAAAACAATTCTATAGAGCTTAAAGATGTTGAAAATATCCTTAATCTTAAAGATGAAAACGAAAAACAGCTTGTTTTTGACCAGGATATTATTGTAAAAGGCGTAAACGGTAAAATAATTAAAGCTAAAACCACCAATCTTAAAAAATTAGTAAAAGAAACTGAGAAAAAAGATATGGTTTTTGCGATCGGACCTGCGGGAACGGGTAAAACATATACGAGTGTAGCTCTGGCGGCGAAAGCTTTGCGGGATAAAGAAGTAAAAAGAATTGTCCTCACAAGACCTGCGGTAGAAGCAGGGGAGAGTCTGGGGTTTTTGCCGGGTGACCTTAAAGAAAAGCTGGATCCGTACTTACAGCCTTTGTATGACGCACTTCGTGATATGATTCCTCACGAAAAACTGGAAGGTTTTATCGAGAAAAAAGTGATCGAGGTGGCTCCGTTGGCTTTCATGAGAGGGCGAACGCTGGATGATGCCTTTGTAATTCTGGATGAAGCCCAAAATACAACGCACTCTCAGATGAAAATGTTTTTAACCAGAATGGGAATGAATGCGAAATTCATTATCACTGGTGACCCGAGTCAGGTAGATTTGCCACCAAAACAACAATCCGGGTTGAAAGAGGCTATGAGAATTTTGCATGGGGTAAAAGAAATCGGATTTGTACATTTAACAGAGGAAGATGTTGTGAGACACCCAGTTGTAAGGAAAATTATATTGGCGTACAACGATGAAGAGAAAAGATTAAGAAACGAATAA